The genomic segment TTTTCACAACTCGCTTCCACGATATCGCGCAGCTCATTCGTTTCTATTTTTCCCTTTTCCGTTAATGACAACAGTGATATCCGTCTGTCTTCTGCACTGATTTCACGGACAATAAGTTCTTTCCTAATAAGTACATCAACAATCCGATTTACTGTGGGCGTATCTTTCTTCGTCCAAAGTGCAATCTCTTTTTGAGAAATTGGTTCATTCGCCTCAATTCCCTCTAAAACAGACCATTGTTCCGGTGTCACATCATAACTCGCAATCGCACGCATCAAAAATAAATGCATACTCTTTGCTGTTATATTTACATTATAAGAAACCTCATCATAATATCCGCGCATTTTCATCCTCTTTTCCATTGTCATAACAATAATTGTCACAACAATCATTATACATAACTATTTACACTTTTACAAGAAAAACAGCCGCATCCACGACTGTCTCTACAATAACTCTACATCTATAATATCTCTAAATTCAATCACATATTCTTGACCGACAATATCTTTTAAAATAACTTCTTCTGTTAACATATCCATTTCGATTGGTACTAAATCTAACTTTTCTATTTCTCCTAAACCTAGAAATGCGGAGGGATATTCAAAAGATGCGAGTCTCAAAGAAGAAACGTCTACTTCGTGAAAATATGTTAGCCTGACAACCCATGCTCTTTTTTTAGCATCATTCAATGTGATAAAGAAACTTTCGCGTTCTAAATAGTCTACTTCTTTACGACTTGTTAAAAAAGCAGCATTTTTTGGCACTGGAGATTGCTCTTTGCGAATTGCCGTAGCCATAATAATCACCTCTTAACTTCATTATACGAACAAATGTTCTCGGAATCAAGTATTTTACTCAAAAAGTTTTTTGATAAGAGCCACAACCCGTTTAGCGCTTACATAAAACATTTCCGACAAAAACGCTTGCAAATTAATAAATAGTTGCTATACTTATGTAAGTAAATAACATTAACAAAGGAGTTTTATTATTATGACTAATACATTCTTAGATTCTATTAAAGTTCGTCGTTCCATTTATGCTCTAGACAAAAACGTTTCATTAGAAGATTCCAAAATTGAAGAAATCGTTAAAGACGCTGTAAAATATAGCCCTTCTTCCTTCAACTCTCAAAGCTCACGTGCAGTTATTCTTTTAGGAGAAAACCACGACAAACTTTGGAACATTGTAGAAGATACATTACGTGCTATCGTACCTGCTGAAAACTTCGCAGCAACTGCTGAAAAAGTTGGATCTTTCCGCGCTGGATACGGAACAGTTCTTTTCTTTGAAGACAATGCTGTTATCGAAGGCTTACAAGAAAACTTTGCTTTATATGCAGATAACTTCCCTGTATGGGCTGAACAATCTACTGGTAT from the Listeria seeligeri serovar 1/2b str. SLCC3954 genome contains:
- a CDS encoding MarR family winged helix-turn-helix transcriptional regulator, translated to MRGYYDEVSYNVNITAKSMHLFLMRAIASYDVTPEQWSVLEGIEANEPISQKEIALWTKKDTPTVNRIVDVLIRKELIVREISAEDRRISLLSLTEKGKIETNELRDIVEASCEKMFAGISRAELEQLTTILKNVSANLE
- a CDS encoding nitroreductase family protein, with amino-acid sequence MTNTFLDSIKVRRSIYALDKNVSLEDSKIEEIVKDAVKYSPSSFNSQSSRAVILLGENHDKLWNIVEDTLRAIVPAENFAATAEKVGSFRAGYGTVLFFEDNAVIEGLQENFALYADNFPVWAEQSTGIAQHSVWVALANAGIGASLQHYNPLIDDAVKAEWDIPASWNLRAQMPFGNIVQEAGEKEFIDDADRFRIFK